A single region of the Streptomyces sp. NBC_01262 genome encodes:
- the tmk gene encoding dTMP kinase — translation MTRLEQPAEEPIQPTDVTDAFAGDLAADSRERAVGALLKIPPLRKLWGAQFTGTVADRLALLTLVALTGQAAVTTEPFGGGYQGAAFAVAAVFGARLLATLLFGAVLLGPLSALTAPSGFLDRRWTMIGADGVRLALLIVAPLWVDWVPGSAVTWLLATVFVTGAAERLWTVAKDGAAPAMLPAPAPGEGVVRPAPDHLDALRRLDLRTGFVALPVAAAALVVITLFGNLLGVGVDWFDVHQVALASYVSAGLFSASIAVLYFLELPSANHVRPHSPLEGLRLPKDAHGAPERGRTGALPLLVLATAAVAGGVAAAVALAVLHAGDLGGGPVAYGLMVLALTAGTVLGIRIAPRTLSALSRRRLFALAIAVTGLALLLMGVVPDPTTVLLLALLAGVAGGITANTGHTLIDQEAEEPRKARMTEHLHAVVRVFLAFAAVGAPILAGVIGRHRLANGSFTFDHGGAAYALMLVGALLLPVAAVVLGKTDDRQGVPLRRDLREALRGGDPAQAPAPTGFFIAVEGGDGAGKSTQVEALADWIRGKGHEVVVTREPGATAVGKRLRSILLDVSSAGLSHRAEALLYAADRAEHVDSVVRPALERGAVVISDRYIDSSVAYQGAGRDLAPTEVARISRWATDGLVPHLTVLLDVSPEAARERFTEAPDRLESEPAEFHQRVRSGFLTLAAADPARYLVVDGGQEPEAVTTVVRHRLDQVLPMSDKEIEAREEAKRLAEEEARRRAEEEAARKAEEERLERERQAQLDKLRAEEAERKRLAEEAERREAEEREAEAAALRAEEARRLAEEERLRREAQERAYEAEQARLRRQKEEEARLRAEAEERRLEKQRKAEEALLRAEQARLAAVAAAAVAAETTRTIEVPVPDAAETAVLPTVPAATPDAAETAVLPTVPAATPDAEETAVLRPVRDEPTDKATDKATHKATDKAAPDAEETAVLPPVRDKTADKATPDADRTAVLPKVGDAPTDRVPSDFFRPETSESERTRELPAPPPAPARRPRPSWAEETPLDDLPSLADELLGPRDED, via the coding sequence ATGACGCGATTGGAGCAGCCGGCCGAGGAACCAATTCAGCCAACTGACGTGACCGACGCCTTCGCGGGCGACCTGGCCGCGGATTCACGCGAGCGTGCCGTCGGTGCGCTGCTGAAGATCCCGCCGCTGCGCAAGCTGTGGGGCGCCCAGTTCACCGGCACAGTCGCGGACCGTCTCGCGCTGCTGACGCTCGTCGCGCTGACCGGACAGGCCGCCGTCACGACGGAGCCGTTCGGCGGCGGATACCAGGGCGCGGCCTTCGCCGTGGCCGCCGTGTTCGGGGCCAGGCTGCTCGCGACCCTGCTCTTCGGAGCGGTGCTGCTGGGCCCGCTCAGCGCACTGACCGCGCCCAGCGGCTTCCTCGACCGCCGCTGGACGATGATCGGCGCGGACGGCGTGCGGCTGGCGCTGCTGATCGTCGCGCCGCTGTGGGTCGACTGGGTGCCCGGCTCGGCCGTGACCTGGCTGCTGGCCACCGTCTTCGTCACCGGAGCCGCCGAGCGCCTGTGGACCGTGGCGAAGGACGGCGCCGCGCCCGCCATGCTCCCGGCGCCCGCGCCCGGCGAGGGCGTGGTGCGCCCGGCCCCTGACCACCTGGACGCGCTGCGCCGCCTGGATCTGCGTACGGGTTTCGTGGCGCTGCCGGTCGCCGCCGCCGCGCTGGTCGTGATCACGCTGTTCGGCAATCTGCTGGGCGTCGGCGTCGACTGGTTCGACGTGCACCAGGTCGCGCTGGCCTCCTACGTCTCCGCCGGGCTGTTCTCGGCGTCGATCGCCGTCCTGTACTTCCTCGAACTGCCCAGTGCCAACCACGTACGCCCGCACTCCCCCCTGGAGGGCCTGCGGCTGCCCAAGGACGCGCACGGCGCCCCCGAGCGCGGCCGCACCGGGGCCCTGCCGCTGCTGGTGCTCGCCACGGCGGCCGTGGCGGGTGGGGTGGCCGCGGCCGTCGCGCTGGCCGTGCTGCACGCCGGGGACCTCGGCGGCGGACCGGTCGCGTACGGGCTGATGGTGCTGGCCCTGACCGCTGGCACCGTGCTGGGCATCCGGATCGCGCCGCGCACCCTGTCGGCGCTGTCGCGGCGCCGGCTGTTCGCGCTGGCCATCGCGGTGACCGGTCTGGCGCTGCTGCTCATGGGCGTCGTCCCGGACCCGACCACGGTCCTGCTCCTCGCGCTGCTCGCCGGCGTCGCGGGCGGCATCACCGCCAACACCGGCCACACCCTGATCGACCAGGAGGCCGAAGAGCCCCGCAAGGCCCGGATGACGGAGCACCTGCACGCCGTCGTACGGGTCTTCCTGGCCTTCGCCGCCGTCGGCGCGCCGATCCTGGCCGGGGTGATCGGCCGCCACCGCCTGGCGAACGGTTCCTTCACCTTCGACCACGGCGGGGCCGCGTACGCCCTGATGCTGGTCGGCGCGCTGCTGCTGCCGGTCGCGGCCGTCGTCCTGGGCAAGACCGACGACCGCCAGGGCGTCCCCCTCCGCCGCGACCTGCGCGAGGCGCTGCGCGGCGGCGACCCGGCCCAGGCCCCCGCCCCCACCGGCTTCTTCATCGCGGTCGAGGGCGGCGACGGCGCCGGCAAGTCCACCCAGGTCGAAGCCCTCGCCGACTGGATACGCGGCAAGGGCCACGAGGTCGTCGTCACCCGCGAGCCCGGCGCCACCGCCGTCGGCAAGCGGCTGCGCTCGATCCTCCTCGACGTGTCCAGCGCCGGCCTGTCCCACCGCGCCGAGGCGCTGCTCTACGCCGCCGACCGCGCCGAGCACGTCGACTCGGTCGTCCGCCCGGCCCTGGAGCGCGGCGCCGTCGTCATCTCCGACCGCTACATCGACTCCTCCGTCGCCTACCAGGGCGCCGGCCGCGACCTCGCCCCGACCGAGGTCGCCCGCATCTCCCGCTGGGCCACCGACGGTCTCGTACCGCACCTCACCGTCCTGCTCGACGTCTCCCCGGAGGCGGCCCGCGAGCGCTTCACCGAGGCCCCCGACCGCCTGGAGTCCGAGCCCGCCGAGTTCCACCAGCGCGTACGCTCCGGATTCCTCACCCTCGCCGCCGCCGACCCGGCCCGCTACCTCGTCGTCGACGGCGGCCAGGAGCCGGAGGCGGTGACCACGGTCGTACGGCACCGGCTGGACCAGGTCCTGCCGATGTCCGACAAGGAGATCGAGGCCCGCGAGGAGGCCAAGCGGCTCGCCGAGGAGGAGGCCCGTCGCCGGGCGGAGGAAGAAGCCGCCCGCAAGGCCGAGGAAGAGCGGCTGGAACGCGAACGCCAGGCCCAGCTCGACAAGCTCCGCGCCGAGGAGGCCGAGCGCAAGCGCCTCGCCGAGGAGGCCGAGCGCCGGGAGGCCGAGGAGCGCGAGGCCGAGGCCGCCGCGCTGCGCGCCGAGGAAGCCCGTCGGCTCGCCGAGGAGGAGCGGCTCCGCCGCGAAGCCCAGGAGCGTGCCTACGAGGCGGAGCAGGCCCGGCTCCGCCGCCAGAAGGAAGAAGAGGCCCGCCTGCGCGCCGAGGCCGAGGAACGGCGCCTGGAAAAGCAGCGGAAGGCCGAGGAAGCGCTGCTCCGCGCCGAGCAGGCGCGCCTGGCCGCAGTGGCGGCGGCCGCAGTGGCGGCCGAGACGACCAGGACGATCGAGGTCCCGGTACCCGACGCGGCCGAGACAGCGGTTCTGCCGACGGTCCCTGCCGCCACGCCCGACGCGGCGGAGACGGCCGTTCTGCCCACCGTCCCGGCAGCCACGCCGGACGCGGAGGAAACGGCCGTACTCCGGCCCGTACGGGACGAGCCCACGGACAAGGCCACGGACAAGGCCACGCACAAGGCCACGGACAAGGCCGCGCCGGACGCCGAGGAAACGGCTGTCCTCCCGCCCGTGCGCGACAAGACCGCGGACAAGGCCACGCCCGACGCCGACCGGACCGCCGTCCTTCCCAAGGTCGGCGACGCTCCCACCGACCGCGTGCCCTCGGACTTCTTCCGCCCCGAGACCTCCGAATCCGAGCGCACCCGCGAACTCCCGGCCCCGCCCCCCGCTCCCGCCCGCCGTCCCCGTCCCTCCTGGGCAGAGGAGACCCCCCTCGACGACCTGCCCTCCCTCGCCGACGAGCTCCTGGGCCCCCGCGACGAGGACTGA
- a CDS encoding AfsR/SARP family transcriptional regulator: MRYLILGATEARSATGTPIPLGGTRLRALLTALALRAPHAVSAETLIDEVWGGPDDEPPHDAPGALQALVSRLRRALGKDAVTSGPAGYCLDAQPCDIDLRLFERLVREGTAALDTAGDPAAAATALHDALALWRGPALADLPDRGSAAARPEALRVTALQRRIDADLALGRADDVLPQLRELVAEQPLHEPFHGQLIRALRATGRTADALMAYEEARAALAEHLGTDPGPELRGLHAQLLSAAEEPQPQPSQPQPQSPPPAVQGNLRSRLSTFVGRESELRALRADMAASRLITLTGPGGSGKTRLAQEAAEAADAAAFPDGTWIAELAPLDHPAAVPGAVLTALGRRDAHVFAAAPEDPTDRLLEHCGRRRLLLVLDNCEHVIGAAAFLADALLASCPGLTILVTSREPLGVPGEAVRPVEPLPPPTAQRLFAERAAMVRTGFDLTPHAHAVEEICRRLDGLPLAIELAAARLRMLTPRQIADRLDDRFRLLTGGSRTLLPRQQTLRAVVDWSWDLLDEDERAALRDFSVFAGGCTLAAAEEVIGGPDTLQLLGRLIDKSLIVPQQKADDIRYRMLETIHEYAAERAADAPGDLLAATARHTAHYREFARTADSHMRGADQLLWADRVEAELDNIRAALHRTIEQRETDDATAIVLAMGWFWWVRSYRDEANAWLDRVIELGEPPEDPADPAFWPSMDLRMLDLFVKSDFATEEEFFNDETRAMGARIREAYGQHPGPRAARFPGLLWPFVGFIFRDYAGIPAAMEITTANCRAYGGPWELATALLFRTHIAVDTPGGIAHADADLPELLALSESTGDRWLRAQVHGARAEIHRVRGEYAAAQADLEAARRLGDELGARAEAPFLLARMGEVAHWAGDDAAAEKLLNEGLAEAERYGVHDARTHIRHGLSLIALRHGETARARELYVLAHSQAGLGTPGPELYIHMNALNACIIAAEGHPRRALPLLRAALSAGFDDGGLTEPQLAALAEQSAGLLLTLGAPAQAAHLHGAAHALRDGLPLPVPEAVELATAEARARGALGDAAYDAAWTAGRGMRERDELLALLELSALELSANGDG, encoded by the coding sequence GTGCGGTACTTGATCCTGGGCGCGACAGAGGCGCGAAGCGCCACCGGCACGCCGATCCCCCTCGGCGGCACCCGGCTGCGCGCCCTGCTCACCGCACTCGCGCTGCGCGCCCCGCACGCGGTGTCCGCCGAGACGCTGATCGACGAGGTGTGGGGCGGCCCGGACGACGAGCCGCCCCATGACGCACCGGGCGCGCTGCAGGCGCTGGTCTCGCGGCTGCGCCGCGCCCTCGGCAAGGACGCGGTGACCTCGGGCCCGGCCGGCTACTGCCTGGACGCCCAGCCGTGCGACATCGACCTGCGTCTGTTCGAACGCCTTGTGCGCGAGGGCACCGCCGCCCTGGACACCGCGGGCGACCCGGCGGCCGCCGCGACCGCCCTCCACGACGCCCTCGCGCTCTGGCGCGGCCCGGCGCTCGCCGACCTCCCGGACCGGGGGAGCGCCGCCGCGCGGCCGGAGGCGCTGCGCGTGACGGCCTTGCAGCGCAGGATCGACGCGGACCTCGCGCTGGGCCGGGCCGACGACGTACTGCCGCAGCTCCGGGAACTGGTCGCGGAGCAGCCGCTGCACGAGCCGTTCCACGGGCAGCTGATACGCGCGCTGCGCGCGACGGGCCGCACCGCCGACGCGCTGATGGCGTACGAGGAGGCCCGGGCCGCGCTTGCCGAGCACCTGGGTACGGACCCGGGGCCGGAACTGCGCGGGCTGCACGCGCAGTTGCTGAGCGCGGCCGAGGAGCCGCAGCCGCAGCCGTCACAACCACAACCGCAGTCACCGCCGCCCGCCGTGCAGGGCAATCTGCGGTCCCGCCTCAGCACGTTCGTCGGCCGGGAATCCGAACTGCGCGCGCTGCGCGCCGACATGGCGGCCTCGCGTCTGATCACCCTCACCGGCCCCGGGGGCTCGGGCAAAACCCGCCTTGCGCAGGAAGCCGCGGAGGCCGCCGACGCGGCGGCCTTCCCCGACGGGACGTGGATCGCCGAACTCGCCCCGCTGGACCATCCCGCCGCCGTGCCGGGCGCCGTGCTCACCGCGCTGGGCCGCCGTGACGCCCATGTGTTCGCGGCCGCGCCGGAGGACCCAACAGACCGGCTGCTCGAACACTGCGGCCGTCGCCGCCTGCTGCTCGTACTCGACAACTGCGAGCATGTGATCGGCGCCGCCGCGTTCCTCGCCGACGCCCTCCTCGCGTCCTGCCCCGGCCTGACGATCCTGGTGACCAGCCGTGAACCGCTCGGCGTCCCGGGCGAAGCCGTACGTCCCGTCGAGCCCCTCCCACCGCCCACCGCGCAGCGGCTGTTCGCGGAGCGCGCGGCCATGGTGCGAACCGGTTTCGACCTCACGCCGCATGCGCATGCCGTCGAGGAGATCTGCCGCCGCCTCGACGGACTGCCGCTCGCCATCGAACTCGCCGCGGCACGCCTGCGCATGCTGACCCCGCGCCAGATCGCCGACCGCCTCGACGACCGCTTCCGGCTCCTCACCGGCGGCAGCCGTACGCTCCTGCCGCGCCAGCAGACGCTGCGCGCGGTCGTCGACTGGAGCTGGGACCTGCTGGACGAGGACGAGCGCGCCGCACTGCGCGACTTCAGCGTCTTCGCCGGCGGCTGCACCCTCGCCGCCGCCGAGGAGGTGATCGGCGGGCCGGACACGCTCCAGCTGCTCGGCCGGCTGATCGACAAATCCCTGATCGTGCCCCAGCAGAAGGCGGACGACATCCGCTACCGCATGCTGGAAACCATCCACGAGTACGCCGCCGAGCGGGCCGCCGACGCCCCCGGCGACCTCCTCGCGGCCACCGCCCGCCACACCGCCCACTACCGCGAGTTCGCCCGCACTGCCGACTCCCACATGCGCGGCGCCGACCAACTCCTCTGGGCGGACCGCGTCGAGGCCGAACTCGACAACATCCGCGCCGCGCTGCACCGCACGATCGAGCAGCGGGAGACGGACGACGCGACCGCGATCGTCCTGGCGATGGGCTGGTTCTGGTGGGTGCGCTCCTACCGCGACGAGGCCAACGCCTGGCTCGACCGGGTCATCGAGCTGGGCGAGCCGCCCGAGGATCCCGCCGACCCCGCCTTCTGGCCGTCCATGGACCTGCGCATGCTGGACCTGTTCGTGAAGAGCGACTTCGCGACAGAGGAGGAGTTCTTCAACGACGAGACCCGGGCCATGGGCGCCCGCATCAGGGAGGCCTACGGCCAACACCCCGGGCCGCGCGCCGCCCGATTCCCCGGTCTGCTGTGGCCCTTCGTCGGATTCATCTTCCGTGACTACGCCGGCATCCCCGCGGCCATGGAGATCACGACAGCCAACTGCCGTGCGTACGGCGGCCCGTGGGAGCTGGCCACCGCTCTGCTGTTCCGTACGCACATAGCCGTCGACACCCCCGGCGGGATCGCCCACGCCGATGCCGACCTCCCTGAACTGCTGGCCCTCAGCGAGAGCACCGGAGACCGCTGGCTGCGCGCGCAGGTACACGGGGCGAGAGCCGAGATCCACCGCGTGCGCGGTGAGTACGCGGCCGCCCAGGCCGACCTGGAGGCCGCCAGGCGGCTGGGCGACGAACTGGGCGCGCGCGCCGAAGCGCCTTTCCTGCTCGCCCGGATGGGTGAGGTCGCCCACTGGGCCGGTGACGACGCGGCCGCCGAGAAGCTGCTGAACGAGGGACTGGCCGAGGCCGAGCGCTACGGCGTGCACGACGCCCGGACCCACATCCGCCACGGCCTCAGCCTCATCGCGCTGCGCCACGGCGAGACCGCCCGCGCCCGCGAGCTCTACGTCCTTGCCCACTCCCAGGCCGGCCTCGGCACCCCGGGGCCCGAGCTCTACATCCACATGAACGCCCTCAACGCCTGCATCATCGCAGCCGAGGGCCACCCCCGCCGCGCCCTCCCCCTCCTGCGCGCCGCCCTGAGCGCCGGCTTCGACGACGGCGGTCTCACCGAGCCCCAGCTCGCGGCCCTCGCCGAACAGTCCGCCGGCCTCCTCCTCACCCTGGGCGCCCCTGCGCAGGCGGCGCATCTGCACGGAGCCGCGCACGCGCTGCGCGACGGGCTGCCCCTGCCGGTCCCCGAGGCCGTCGAACTCGCCACCGCCGAGGCCAGGGCCCGCGGTGCGCTCGGCGACGCCGCGTACGACGCCGCGTGGACGGCCGGCCGGGGAATGCGGGAGCGCGATGAGCTGTTGGCCCTGCTTGAGCTTTCAGCGCTTGAGCTTTCAGCCAACGGGGACGGATGA
- a CDS encoding DsbA family oxidoreductase — protein MKVEIYSDIACPWCYVGKHRFERALADFPGADTVEVVYRPYQLVPDKSEQPEPHREYLTARFGPQAAAMDDRLAALGRAEGLPFDFDRILETNTLLAHRLLWHALTAYGPAVQAALKDRLLTAHFADGVDVGDRDALAALAAEAGLDRDRAAAFLASEEGREEVLAEIDDARAVGITAVPTFVFEGKWAVQGGQDTSTFLRVLEQVATETGALPAPAAQACADDACEVG, from the coding sequence GTGAAGGTCGAGATCTACAGCGACATCGCCTGCCCCTGGTGTTACGTCGGCAAGCACCGCTTCGAGCGTGCCCTCGCCGACTTCCCCGGGGCCGACACCGTCGAGGTGGTCTACCGCCCCTACCAGCTCGTCCCCGACAAGAGCGAGCAGCCCGAACCCCACCGCGAGTACCTCACCGCCCGCTTCGGCCCCCAGGCCGCCGCCATGGACGACCGCCTCGCCGCCCTCGGCCGCGCCGAAGGCCTCCCCTTCGACTTCGACCGCATCCTCGAAACCAACACCCTCCTCGCCCACCGCCTTCTCTGGCACGCCCTCACCGCCTACGGGCCCGCCGTCCAGGCCGCCCTCAAGGACCGTCTCCTCACGGCCCACTTCGCCGACGGCGTCGACGTCGGCGACCGCGACGCGCTCGCCGCGCTCGCGGCCGAGGCCGGTCTCGACCGGGACCGCGCGGCCGCCTTCCTCGCGTCCGAGGAAGGGCGGGAGGAAGTCCTCGCCGAGATCGACGACGCGCGCGCCGTCGGCATCACCGCAGTCCCCACCTTCGTCTTCGAGGGGAAGTGGGCCGTCCAGGGCGGCCAGGACACGTCGACGTTCCTGCGCGTGCTCGAACAGGTGGCCACGGAGACCGGTGCCTTGCCGGCTCCCGCCGCCCAGGCCTGCGCCGACGACGCCTGCGAAGTGGGCTGA
- a CDS encoding sigma-70 family RNA polymerase sigma factor, producing MDEGIGEPGPGAAAGASEGLPSRERVPGQREPGRQLPGSGPGIGLGPARVPAQDAGDGLPLSDADLVARVRGGDDSSYEELYRRHADAVRRYARSCCRDGHTAEDLTGEVFARTLQAIRGGSGPDAAVRAYLLTTVRRVAASWGNTAKREQLVDDFAVFAVSAGGSSANEDTLDLGADVRAMHEAEQSLAIQAFRTLPERWQAVLWHTAVEEESPSEVAPLLGLTANATAVLAHRAREGLRQAYLQAHVSSTLTAEGSCARYADRLGAHARGGLRMRADRELRKHLDECAKCRLAAAELADVNAALKGLLPVAVIGWFAAAYAAKAAGIVVAGGAVAAGAGAGAAAAASGGGGASAGAGGAAVAEGASTPVKVGIAAGVVVATAGVALALALAGNDHKPPVTAKPEPAASPVIEVPPVTPAPSKKPTPTPTPSPSVRPVPVVAVKPSPTPRPKASPTPTPTPKPTPSPTPTPTPAPEVYQVNQLTYGPLGDGTSPAIRTGDWVWQRWGLAIGGTSYGYGVTVTAPSSVTIDLNRSCVSYDALVGIDDLALGLGSARFSVYGDGTRLWQSGVVRGGEAAVPVHVPLGGRRTIRLVVEAGDGWQPVNVADWAVSRIACG from the coding sequence GTGGATGAGGGAATCGGGGAGCCTGGGCCTGGAGCCGCTGCCGGCGCGAGCGAGGGTCTGCCGTCGCGGGAGCGCGTACCGGGGCAGCGCGAGCCGGGTCGGCAACTGCCCGGCTCCGGGCCCGGCATCGGGCTCGGTCCGGCGCGTGTGCCCGCGCAGGACGCGGGCGACGGGCTCCCTCTGTCGGACGCCGATCTGGTCGCGCGCGTGCGCGGCGGTGACGACAGCTCGTACGAGGAGCTGTACCGGCGGCACGCCGATGCCGTACGGCGCTACGCGCGCAGTTGCTGCCGTGACGGGCACACAGCCGAGGACCTCACCGGCGAGGTCTTCGCGCGTACCTTGCAGGCGATCCGGGGCGGCAGCGGGCCCGACGCCGCGGTGCGCGCGTATCTGCTGACGACGGTGCGCCGGGTCGCCGCTTCTTGGGGCAACACGGCCAAGCGGGAGCAACTGGTCGACGACTTCGCGGTCTTCGCGGTGTCGGCCGGCGGCTCGTCGGCGAACGAGGACACCCTGGACCTGGGCGCGGACGTACGCGCCATGCACGAGGCCGAGCAGTCGCTGGCCATCCAGGCCTTCCGCACCCTGCCCGAGCGCTGGCAGGCGGTGCTGTGGCACACGGCGGTCGAGGAGGAGTCGCCGAGCGAGGTCGCCCCGCTGCTGGGGCTGACCGCGAACGCCACGGCCGTGCTCGCGCACCGCGCGCGGGAGGGGCTGCGGCAGGCGTACCTGCAGGCGCATGTCTCCTCGACGCTGACGGCCGAGGGCTCATGCGCACGCTACGCCGACCGGCTGGGCGCGCACGCGCGGGGCGGCCTGCGCATGCGGGCCGACCGGGAGCTGCGCAAGCACCTGGACGAATGCGCGAAGTGCCGGCTGGCGGCAGCCGAACTGGCCGATGTCAACGCCGCGCTGAAGGGACTGCTTCCGGTCGCGGTCATCGGCTGGTTCGCGGCTGCGTACGCGGCCAAGGCCGCCGGGATCGTGGTGGCGGGCGGCGCGGTCGCCGCCGGAGCGGGGGCGGGGGCCGCGGCCGCCGCTTCGGGCGGTGGCGGCGCTTCGGCGGGCGCGGGCGGCGCGGCGGTCGCCGAGGGCGCCAGTACGCCGGTCAAGGTCGGCATCGCGGCGGGCGTCGTCGTGGCGACGGCGGGGGTCGCGCTGGCCCTCGCCCTGGCCGGCAACGACCACAAGCCGCCGGTGACGGCCAAGCCCGAGCCGGCCGCCTCGCCGGTCATCGAGGTCCCGCCGGTGACGCCTGCGCCGTCGAAGAAGCCGACGCCGACGCCCACACCTTCGCCTTCCGTGCGCCCAGTGCCGGTCGTCGCGGTGAAGCCGTCGCCCACACCCAGGCCGAAGGCCTCGCCCACGCCGACCCCGACGCCCAAGCCGACTCCGAGCCCCACCCCCACGCCCACCCCGGCCCCCGAGGTGTACCAGGTCAACCAGCTCACCTACGGGCCCCTCGGCGACGGCACCTCCCCCGCCATCCGGACCGGCGACTGGGTCTGGCAGCGATGGGGCCTGGCTATCGGCGGCACGTCCTACGGCTACGGCGTCACGGTCACCGCGCCGTCATCGGTGACGATCGACCTCAACCGCTCCTGCGTCTCGTATGACGCCCTCGTGGGCATCGACGATCTCGCGCTCGGGCTCGGCTCGGCGCGGTTCTCCGTGTACGGCGACGGCACGCGTCTGTGGCAGTCGGGCGTGGTGCGGGGCGGGGAGGCCGCGGTGCCGGTCCATGTGCCGCTCGGCGGGCGGCGTACGATCCGGCTCGTCGTGGAGGCGGGCGACGGATGGCAGCCGGTGAACGTGGCGGACTGGGCGGTGTCGCGGATCGCCTGCGGCTGA
- a CDS encoding TetR/AcrR family transcriptional regulator → MRIQDAQWATAAAVNAAVDGAVGANGGGGRPGPLRVDAQRNLEHVLRAAREVFGELGYGAPMEDVARRARVGVGTVYRRFPSKDVLVRRIAEEETARLTEQARTALGQEEEAWPALSRFLRTSVASGAGRLLPPQVLRPGSDVPDEARVPQQRSAVEDGGSTDGIPELLEVVGQLVDRARAAGELRGDVSVADVLLVIATAAPALPDPVAQAAASARLLDILLEGLRSRPAA, encoded by the coding sequence ATGCGCATTCAGGATGCTCAATGGGCGACGGCGGCGGCAGTGAACGCGGCGGTGGACGGAGCGGTGGGCGCGAACGGCGGCGGAGGCAGGCCCGGCCCGCTGCGGGTGGATGCTCAGCGCAACCTCGAACACGTGCTGCGCGCTGCGCGTGAGGTGTTCGGCGAACTCGGCTACGGGGCGCCGATGGAGGATGTGGCGCGGCGGGCCCGGGTCGGGGTCGGCACGGTGTACCGGCGGTTCCCGAGCAAGGACGTGCTGGTCCGGCGGATCGCCGAGGAGGAGACCGCGCGGCTGACGGAGCAGGCGCGGACCGCTCTCGGGCAGGAGGAAGAGGCCTGGCCGGCGCTGTCGCGCTTCCTGCGCACGTCGGTCGCGTCGGGCGCCGGGCGGCTGCTGCCGCCGCAGGTGCTGCGGCCGGGGTCGGACGTACCGGACGAGGCGCGGGTTCCCCAGCAGCGCAGCGCGGTCGAGGACGGCGGGAGCACCGACGGGATCCCGGAGCTGCTGGAGGTCGTCGGGCAGCTGGTGGACCGGGCTCGGGCGGCGGGCGAGCTGCGCGGCGATGTCTCGGTGGCGGATGTGCTGCTGGTGATAGCCACGGCGGCGCCCGCGCTGCCGGACCCGGTGGCGCAGGCAGCCGCCTCGGCGCGGTTGCTGGACATCCTGCTGGAGGGGCTGCGGTCGCGGCCGGCTGCGTAA
- a CDS encoding NAD(P)/FAD-dependent oxidoreductase, with translation MGAPKEIPRILVVGGGYVGMYAALRMQRQLKQGEAEIVVVEPQPYMTYQPFLPEAAAGSISPRHVVVPLRRVLDKCRLVIGEARSIDHAKRVATIATLATEEEGSGGLEITYDHLILAPGSVSRTLPIPGLADHGIGFKTVEEAIGLRNHVLEQLDIASSTRDVEVRDAALTFVFVGGGYAGVEALGELEDMARYAARYYHNVTPEDMKWILVEATGRILPEVGEEMGRYAISELRGRNVDIRLDTRLESVEHRVAVLDDGSRFPTRTLVWTAGVKAHPVLARTDLPLNSHGRLTCTAELRIDGTENAWAAGDAAAVPDLTSPDPDALTAPNAQHAVRQARVLADNVIAALRGQPLREYRHKYVGSVASLGLHKGVANVYGRKLKGYPAWFMHRAYHLSRVPTFNRKARILAEWTLSGLFKREIVSLGSLENPRAEFELAAGTGRKPDAP, from the coding sequence ATGGGAGCACCCAAGGAGATCCCCCGCATCCTGGTCGTCGGCGGCGGCTATGTCGGGATGTACGCCGCGCTGCGCATGCAGAGGCAGCTCAAGCAGGGCGAGGCCGAGATCGTGGTGGTCGAGCCGCAGCCCTACATGACGTATCAGCCGTTCCTGCCGGAGGCGGCCGCCGGCTCCATCTCGCCCCGTCATGTCGTCGTCCCGCTGCGACGGGTGCTGGACAAGTGCCGGCTCGTCATCGGCGAGGCCCGCAGCATCGACCACGCCAAGCGCGTCGCGACCATCGCCACCCTCGCCACCGAGGAGGAAGGTTCCGGCGGCCTGGAGATCACCTACGACCACCTGATCCTCGCCCCCGGCTCGGTCTCCCGCACCCTCCCCATCCCCGGCCTCGCCGACCACGGCATCGGCTTCAAGACCGTCGAGGAGGCGATCGGCCTGCGCAACCACGTCCTGGAGCAGCTCGACATCGCCTCCTCCACCCGCGATGTCGAGGTCCGCGACGCCGCGCTGACCTTCGTCTTCGTCGGCGGCGGCTACGCGGGCGTCGAGGCCCTCGGCGAGCTGGAGGACATGGCCCGCTACGCCGCGCGGTACTACCACAACGTCACTCCCGAGGACATGAAGTGGATCCTCGTCGAGGCCACTGGCCGGATCCTCCCCGAGGTCGGCGAGGAGATGGGCCGGTACGCCATCAGCGAGCTGCGCGGCCGCAACGTCGACATCCGCCTCGACACCCGCCTCGAATCCGTCGAGCACCGCGTCGCCGTCCTCGACGACGGCTCCCGCTTCCCCACCCGCACCCTCGTCTGGACCGCCGGCGTCAAGGCCCACCCCGTCCTCGCCCGCACCGACCTGCCGCTCAACAGCCACGGCCGCCTCACCTGCACCGCCGAACTGCGCATCGACGGCACCGAGAACGCCTGGGCCGCCGGTGACGCCGCCGCCGTCCCCGACCTGACCTCGCCCGACCCCGACGCGCTGACCGCCCCCAATGCCCAGCACGCCGTCCGCCAGGCCCGGGTCCTCGCCGACAACGTCATCGCCGCCCTGCGCGGGCAGCCCTTGCGGGAGTACCGCCACAAATACGTCGGCTCGGTCGCCTCGCTCGGCCTGCACAAAGGCGTCGCGAACGTCTACGGCCGCAAGCTCAAGGGCTATCCGGCCTGGTTCATGCACCGCGCCTACCACCTGAGCCGGGTCCCGACCTTCAACCGCAAGGCGCGCATCCTCGCCGAGTGGACCCTGTCCGGGCTCTTCAAACGAGAGATCGTCTCGCTGGGTTCCCTGGAGAACCCGCGAGCCGAGTTCGAGCTCGCCGCAGGCACCGGCCGCAAGCCCGACGCGCCCTGA